Proteins encoded within one genomic window of Micromonospora halotolerans:
- a CDS encoding RDD family protein has product MTDTAAVPVPPAADPTFTPPSLGRRFGALLVDWLLCLLIANIFANPVRDGWAPVLVLILEYGFFLGLFAQTPGMYLTRIRCLSWADGGRIGLVRALLRGVLLAVVVPALIMDEHRRGLHDRLTGSVVTDAPRAARR; this is encoded by the coding sequence GTGACCGATACCGCCGCCGTGCCGGTGCCGCCCGCCGCGGACCCGACCTTCACGCCTCCGAGCCTCGGCCGCCGCTTCGGCGCGCTGCTCGTCGACTGGCTGCTCTGCCTGCTGATTGCCAACATCTTCGCCAACCCGGTCCGGGACGGCTGGGCCCCGGTCCTGGTGCTGATCCTGGAGTACGGCTTCTTCCTCGGCCTCTTCGCCCAGACCCCCGGCATGTACCTCACCCGGATCCGCTGCCTCTCCTGGGCCGACGGGGGCCGGATCGGCCTGGTCCGGGCGCTGCTGCGCGGCGTGCTGCTGGCCGTCGTGGTGCCCGCTCTGATCATGGACGAGCACCGGCGCGGCCTGCACGACCGGCTCACCGGGTCGGTCGTCACCGACGCCCCGCGCGCCGCCCGCCGCTGA
- a CDS encoding DUF4191 domain-containing protein: protein MAKPQEKVSFGQRLKQIGMVFQFTAKQDRWFAPLTAAAVLIPLALTVVAVLLWGWIWLPIGILFILLAVLIVLNLRSNKAMMNAAEGQPGAAAQIMESMRGDWRVTPAVSSTTQMDMVHLVIGRPGVILLAEGNPQRVRGLLGQEKRRLAKVIGSAPLHDYVIGQGEGELPIRKLRMTLMRLPRSLAPKDVNALDKRLKALTARPQMPKGAIPKNMRPPRGAFRQTRGR from the coding sequence ATGGCAAAGCCCCAGGAGAAGGTCTCGTTCGGCCAGCGGCTGAAGCAGATCGGGATGGTGTTCCAGTTCACCGCCAAGCAGGACCGGTGGTTCGCGCCGCTGACCGCGGCGGCGGTGCTGATCCCGCTCGCGCTCACCGTGGTGGCGGTGCTGCTCTGGGGCTGGATCTGGCTGCCGATCGGCATCCTGTTCATCCTGCTCGCCGTGCTGATCGTGCTCAACCTGCGGTCCAACAAGGCGATGATGAACGCGGCCGAGGGGCAGCCCGGGGCGGCGGCCCAGATCATGGAGAGCATGCGCGGCGACTGGCGGGTCACGCCGGCGGTCAGCTCCACCACCCAGATGGACATGGTGCACCTGGTGATCGGGCGGCCGGGGGTGATCCTGCTGGCCGAGGGGAACCCGCAGCGGGTGCGCGGCCTGCTCGGCCAGGAGAAGCGCCGGCTGGCCAAGGTGATCGGCTCGGCGCCGCTGCACGACTACGTGATCGGCCAGGGCGAGGGCGAACTGCCGATCCGCAAGCTGCGGATGACGCTGATGCGGCTGCCCCGCAGCCTCGCCCCGAAGGACGTCAACGCCCTCGACAAGCGGCTCAAGGCGCTCACCGCCCGCCCGCAGATGCCCAAGGGCGCGATCCCCAAGAACATGCGGCCGCCGCGGGGCGCGTTCCGCCAGACCCGGGGTCGCTGA
- a CDS encoding helix-turn-helix transcriptional regulator codes for MTPRAASTVLVGRQSELTGLREALGRARAGDPATVLVGGEAGVGKTRLLEEFGAHATATGARLLIGQCLELGEAGLPFAPFAAALRDVLRHDGPAAFAGYEAEFARLLPELARVPAGAAAPIGLPVSDTPRGYLFDLVADLFRRLAEERPLVLLIEDLHWADRSTRDLIDFLVRAARSTRLLLVCTYRTDELHRGHPLRPFLAELDRARGVSRVEVGRLDRDGTAAVLADLLGVEPAPRAVDDVHGRTQGNPFFIEELAAAGDPVGCAVLPETLRDLLLARVDRLPEPAQRVLRIAAAGGTRFAHQLLAEVAGLPENELEDALRAAVAGQLVVADPDGDYEFRHALVREAVHDDLLPGEHARLHARYAAAIEAQPHLVAAGRAPAEIAHHWYAAHDHPRALIAAREAAGAAGDRYAYAEQSRLLERVLELWELVPDAADRLGMDHLRVLEETLAAATTAGDYSRALTLTRAALAEVDTAAEPLRAAHLLHRRGRLLALLGKSDGTAEVREAYRLAGGLADAPERVRLLADIAAHLVKIDPAQAASVADEAMAAAEAIGEDVALLPTRIALLCRTDKAPDLGLAELRRAEALARATGNAPALVSALVYLSDVLYELGRYAESEEAAAAGVSEARRVGISRSTGAYLLSNRAEALLALGRWDEADAACAEAARIDPPGVSGLHWLQLRAGLRLARAHPAADEVVGRALAFLARPYLWPNHRLPLHELRVEAALAADDKVAALAASRAALADERLVDLPREGWPVLSAVARAAALVGDAELAAEAAAVAAVLPARFPAEQAHAAQVTAILTGVTPATDGGAGTPLAPAERPVGALPAWRAAVAEWRAVGQPYPLGRALLALAEAAAAAGERDEVAAAVREAADIATALGAAPLGEQAATLARRVGLRGAGRPGPDLLTSREQEVLRLVAEGHSNSRIAERLFISPKTASVHVSRIIAKLDVTNRVEAAALAHRLGLLDPAPPVTPAQRRGR; via the coding sequence GTGACCCCACGCGCCGCCAGCACCGTCCTCGTCGGCCGCCAGTCCGAGCTGACCGGGCTGCGCGAGGCGCTCGGCCGGGCCCGGGCCGGGGACCCGGCGACCGTCCTGGTGGGCGGGGAGGCCGGGGTCGGCAAGACCCGGCTGCTGGAGGAGTTCGGGGCGCACGCCACCGCGACCGGGGCGCGGCTGCTCATCGGCCAGTGCCTGGAGCTCGGCGAGGCCGGCCTGCCCTTCGCGCCGTTCGCCGCCGCGCTGCGCGACGTGCTGCGCCACGACGGCCCGGCCGCCTTCGCCGGCTACGAGGCCGAGTTCGCCCGGCTGCTGCCCGAGCTGGCCCGGGTGCCGGCCGGGGCCGCCGCGCCGATCGGCCTGCCCGTCTCCGACACCCCGCGCGGCTACCTGTTCGACCTGGTCGCCGACCTGTTCCGGCGGCTCGCCGAGGAGCGGCCGCTGGTGCTGCTCATCGAGGACCTGCACTGGGCCGACCGGTCCACCCGGGACCTGATCGACTTCCTGGTCCGGGCCGCCCGGTCCACCCGCCTGCTGCTGGTCTGCACCTACCGCACCGACGAGCTGCACCGCGGCCACCCGCTGCGCCCCTTCCTCGCCGAGCTGGACCGGGCCCGGGGCGTGAGCCGGGTCGAGGTGGGCCGGCTGGACCGGGACGGCACGGCCGCCGTCCTCGCCGACCTGCTCGGCGTCGAGCCGGCGCCCCGCGCCGTGGACGACGTGCACGGGCGTACCCAGGGCAATCCGTTCTTCATCGAGGAGCTGGCCGCGGCCGGTGACCCGGTCGGCTGCGCGGTGCTCCCGGAGACGCTGCGCGACCTGCTGCTGGCCCGGGTGGACCGGCTGCCCGAGCCGGCCCAGCGGGTGCTGCGGATCGCCGCCGCCGGTGGCACCCGCTTCGCCCACCAGCTCCTCGCCGAGGTGGCCGGCCTGCCCGAGAACGAGCTGGAGGACGCGCTGCGCGCGGCCGTGGCCGGCCAGCTCGTGGTGGCCGACCCGGACGGCGACTACGAGTTCCGGCACGCGCTGGTGCGCGAGGCCGTCCACGACGACCTGCTCCCCGGCGAGCACGCCCGGCTGCACGCCCGGTACGCCGCCGCCATCGAGGCGCAGCCGCACCTGGTGGCCGCCGGCCGCGCCCCGGCCGAGATCGCCCACCACTGGTACGCGGCACACGACCACCCGCGCGCGCTGATCGCCGCCCGGGAGGCCGCCGGCGCGGCGGGCGACCGGTACGCGTACGCGGAGCAGAGCCGGCTGCTGGAACGGGTCCTCGAACTGTGGGAGCTGGTGCCCGACGCCGCCGACCGGCTCGGGATGGACCACCTGCGGGTGCTGGAGGAGACCCTGGCGGCGGCCACCACGGCCGGCGACTACAGCCGGGCGCTCACCCTGACCCGGGCCGCGCTGGCCGAGGTGGACACCGCCGCCGAGCCGCTGCGCGCCGCCCACCTGCTGCACCGGCGTGGCCGGCTGCTCGCCCTGCTCGGCAAGAGCGACGGCACCGCCGAGGTGCGCGAGGCGTACCGGCTGGCGGGCGGGCTGGCGGACGCGCCGGAGCGGGTGCGGCTGCTCGCCGACATCGCCGCCCACCTGGTCAAGATCGACCCCGCGCAGGCCGCCTCGGTGGCCGACGAGGCGATGGCCGCGGCCGAGGCGATCGGCGAGGACGTGGCCCTGCTGCCCACCCGGATCGCCCTGCTCTGCCGCACCGACAAGGCCCCCGACCTGGGGCTGGCCGAGCTGCGCCGGGCCGAGGCCCTCGCCCGGGCCACCGGCAACGCGCCGGCGCTGGTCAGCGCGCTGGTGTACCTCTCCGACGTGCTCTACGAGCTGGGCCGGTACGCCGAGAGCGAGGAGGCCGCCGCGGCCGGCGTGAGCGAGGCGCGGCGGGTGGGGATCAGCCGCTCCACCGGGGCGTACCTGCTGTCGAACCGGGCCGAGGCGCTGCTCGCGCTGGGCCGCTGGGACGAGGCCGACGCGGCCTGCGCCGAGGCGGCCCGGATCGACCCGCCGGGCGTCTCCGGGCTGCACTGGCTCCAGCTCCGGGCCGGGCTGCGGCTGGCCCGCGCGCATCCCGCCGCCGACGAGGTGGTCGGCCGGGCGCTGGCCTTCCTGGCCCGGCCGTACCTGTGGCCGAACCACCGGCTGCCGCTGCACGAACTGCGGGTCGAGGCCGCCCTGGCGGCGGACGACAAGGTGGCCGCGCTCGCCGCGAGCCGGGCCGCCCTGGCCGACGAGCGCCTGGTCGACCTGCCGCGGGAGGGCTGGCCGGTGCTCAGCGCGGTGGCCCGCGCCGCGGCGCTCGTCGGCGACGCCGAGCTGGCCGCCGAGGCGGCCGCGGTGGCCGCCGTGCTGCCCGCCCGCTTTCCGGCGGAGCAGGCGCACGCCGCCCAGGTCACCGCGATCCTCACCGGCGTCACCCCCGCCACCGACGGCGGTGCCGGAACGCCCCTCGCTCCGGCGGAGCGGCCGGTTGGGGCGCTGCCGGCCTGGCGGGCGGCGGTGGCGGAGTGGCGGGCGGTGGGGCAGCCGTACCCGCTGGGCCGGGCGCTGCTCGCGCTGGCCGAGGCGGCCGCGGCGGCCGGCGAGCGGGACGAGGTGGCCGCCGCCGTCCGCGAGGCCGCGGACATCGCCACCGCGCTCGGCGCCGCCCCGCTGGGGGAGCAGGCCGCCACCCTGGCCCGGCGGGTCGGGCTGCGTGGCGCCGGCCGGCCCGGCCCGGACCTGCTGACCAGCCGGGAGCAGGAGGTGCTCCGGCTGGTCGCCGAGGGGCACAGCAACAGCCGGATCGCCGAGCGACTCTTCATCTCGCCGAAGACGGCGAGCGTGCACGTGTCCCGGATCATCGCGAAGCTGGACGTGACCAACCGGGTGGAGGCCGCCGCGCTGGCCCACCGCCTCGGGCTGCTCGACCCGGCGCCACCCGTCACGCCGGCTCAGCGGCGGGGCAGGTAG
- a CDS encoding DUF423 domain-containing protein — MTAGVRQEPREATRPRAPRRPRLPVLLALLVGLAGVGYRLALLLADAPPTNSDEATMGLAALHIARGADFPVWFYGQAYMGTLEAYLAAPLIALAGPSVLALRLPTLALYALFLALSWRLARRLGGDRWYALLVVAVLALGSDRVLKNQLIAGGGYPELNPAAAALALLTVGLCAGGSRGLSRRAAAGGPAAGLPRWASWGFVSGLLLWVDPLILPFVLALGAVLVGWRRRDLVGRAGAALAGGLLLGAAPMLVDSLRHGRNPLAAVLTASGADAAASLGERLHGGLVLGPPLAMGFCSPGRCAGWQLWWAPTFLVLLLLAAITAWRTLRRAASPADLGEFRFPANDNSPRSGDDSAGEAGQRVSAGVRLALLAGAAAVLAAYAMSNAAGRAPMESARYLSVLAVATPALLWPLWSAARRAGLWPRPAGPPHHPGEVAKFDPAGHHLGELAGSDRPGYRHIGEPESISRAAGGRKRIRAAGVAAVAVLAGMLGTGAVATTGAVGTVPATHGEADRHRILVDALGDLNLRHVRAGYWTCNRLAFASGEEVRCAVVDDELRPGFDRLPGYRRAVGADPDAAWVAPAGSPLAARLDGRLGPGPGGLRVVDVPGWRIYLPRR, encoded by the coding sequence ATGACCGCCGGGGTACGCCAGGAGCCGCGCGAGGCCACCCGCCCGCGCGCGCCCCGGCGTCCCCGGCTGCCGGTCCTGCTCGCCCTGCTGGTCGGGCTGGCCGGGGTCGGCTACCGGCTGGCGCTGCTGCTCGCCGACGCGCCGCCCACCAACAGCGACGAGGCGACCATGGGGCTGGCCGCCCTGCACATCGCCCGCGGCGCGGACTTCCCGGTCTGGTTCTACGGCCAGGCGTACATGGGCACCCTGGAGGCGTACCTGGCCGCGCCGCTGATCGCCCTGGCCGGGCCGTCGGTGCTCGCCCTGCGCCTGCCCACCCTGGCGCTCTACGCCCTCTTCCTCGCCCTGTCCTGGCGGCTCGCCCGCCGGCTCGGCGGCGACCGCTGGTACGCCCTGCTGGTCGTCGCCGTGCTCGCGCTCGGCTCCGACCGGGTGCTCAAGAACCAGCTCATCGCCGGCGGCGGCTACCCGGAGCTGAACCCGGCCGCGGCGGCGCTGGCGCTGCTCACCGTGGGGTTGTGCGCCGGCGGCTCGCGAGGGCTTTCCCGCCGGGCGGCCGCGGGCGGGCCCGCGGCGGGCCTGCCGCGCTGGGCGTCCTGGGGGTTTGTCTCCGGGTTGCTGCTCTGGGTCGACCCGCTGATCCTGCCGTTCGTGCTGGCGCTCGGCGCGGTGCTGGTGGGGTGGCGCCGGCGGGATCTGGTCGGGCGGGCCGGGGCGGCCCTGGCCGGGGGCCTGCTGCTGGGCGCGGCGCCGATGCTGGTGGACAGCCTCCGGCACGGCCGCAACCCGCTCGCCGCCGTCCTGACCGCCAGCGGCGCCGATGCGGCGGCGAGCTTGGGCGAGCGCCTGCACGGCGGGCTGGTGCTCGGGCCGCCGCTGGCCATGGGCTTCTGCTCCCCCGGCCGCTGTGCCGGGTGGCAACTCTGGTGGGCGCCGACGTTCCTCGTCCTGCTGCTGCTCGCGGCGATCACCGCCTGGCGCACGCTCCGCCGAGCCGCGTCGCCCGCGGATCTTGGAGAGTTCCGGTTCCCTGCGAACGACAACTCTCCAAGATCTGGTGACGACTCCGCTGGCGAGGCGGGCCAGCGGGTGTCGGCTGGGGTCCGCCTCGCCCTGCTCGCGGGAGCCGCGGCGGTGCTGGCGGCCTATGCGATGAGCAACGCGGCCGGGCGGGCCCCGATGGAGAGCGCCCGTTACCTCTCGGTCCTCGCGGTCGCCACGCCCGCCCTGCTCTGGCCCCTCTGGTCCGCCGCCCGCCGGGCCGGCCTGTGGCCCCGACCGGCCGGGCCGCCCCACCACCCCGGCGAGGTGGCGAAATTCGACCCGGCCGGCCACCACCTCGGCGAGCTGGCGGGATCCGACCGGCCTGGATACCGCCACATCGGCGAGCCGGAGTCGATCAGTCGGGCTGCGGGCGGCCGGAAGCGGATCCGGGCGGCCGGGGTGGCGGCGGTCGCCGTGCTGGCGGGGATGCTGGGCACCGGGGCGGTCGCCACAACGGGCGCGGTCGGGACCGTGCCGGCCACCCACGGGGAGGCCGACCGGCACCGCATACTCGTCGACGCCCTCGGCGACCTGAACCTGCGCCACGTCCGCGCCGGCTACTGGACCTGCAACCGGCTCGCTTTCGCCAGCGGCGAGGAGGTGCGCTGCGCGGTGGTCGACGACGAACTACGCCCCGGGTTCGACCGGCTGCCCGGATACCGGCGGGCGGTGGGCGCCGACCCGGACGCGGCCTGGGTGGCCCCGGCCGGGTCGCCGCTGGCCGCCCGGCTGGACGGGCGACTCGGACCCGGCCCGGGCGGGCTCAGGGTGGTCGACGTCCCGGGCTGGCGGATCTACCTGCCCCGCCGCTGA
- the lipA gene encoding lipoyl synthase, with translation MTAVARRSSTAADRRRLGFVTIEHSAPTTEQAARTATVAPEGRRMLRIEARNAETPIERKPPWIKVKAKMGPEYTQLRGLVSREGLHTVCQEAGCPNIYECWEDREATFLIGGDQCTRRCDFCQIDTGKPAEFDADEPRRVAESVAAMGLRYATITGVARDDLPDGGAWLYAETVRQIHALQSGCGVELLIPDFNAVPEQLAEVFGARPEVLAHNVETVPRIFKRIRPAFRYERSLDVIRQARAAGLVTKSNLILGMGEERAEVSQALRDLHEAGCELITITQYLRPSPRHHPVTRWVKPEEFVELREEAEEIGFAGVMSGPLVRSSYRAGRLYQQALAARDEVVAAG, from the coding sequence GTGACGGCCGTCGCCCGACGTTCATCGACGGCCGCCGACCGGCGTAGGCTCGGTTTCGTGACGATCGAGCACTCCGCGCCGACGACCGAGCAGGCAGCGCGCACCGCGACTGTCGCCCCCGAGGGGCGGCGCATGCTGCGGATCGAGGCGCGCAACGCCGAGACGCCGATCGAGCGCAAGCCGCCGTGGATCAAGGTCAAGGCCAAGATGGGCCCGGAGTACACCCAGCTGCGCGGGCTCGTCTCGCGGGAGGGGCTGCACACCGTCTGCCAGGAGGCCGGCTGCCCCAACATCTACGAGTGCTGGGAGGACCGGGAGGCCACCTTCCTCATCGGTGGCGACCAGTGCACCCGGCGCTGCGACTTCTGCCAGATCGACACCGGCAAGCCCGCCGAGTTCGACGCCGACGAGCCCCGCCGGGTCGCCGAGTCGGTGGCCGCGATGGGCCTGCGCTACGCCACCATCACCGGCGTGGCCCGCGACGACCTGCCCGACGGCGGCGCCTGGCTCTACGCCGAGACGGTCCGGCAGATCCACGCCCTCCAGTCCGGCTGCGGCGTCGAACTGCTGATCCCCGACTTCAACGCGGTGCCCGAGCAGCTCGCCGAGGTCTTCGGCGCGCGGCCCGAGGTGCTGGCGCACAACGTGGAGACCGTGCCGCGGATCTTCAAGCGGATCCGCCCCGCCTTCCGCTACGAGCGCTCCCTCGACGTGATCCGGCAGGCACGCGCCGCCGGCCTGGTCACCAAGAGCAACCTGATCCTCGGCATGGGCGAGGAGCGGGCCGAGGTCTCCCAGGCGCTGCGCGACCTGCACGAGGCCGGCTGCGAGCTGATCACCATCACCCAGTACCTGCGCCCCTCCCCCCGGCACCACCCGGTCACCCGCTGGGTCAAGCCGGAGGAGTTCGTCGAGCTGCGCGAGGAGGCCGAGGAGATCGGCTTCGCCGGTGTGATGAGCGGCCCGCTGGTCCGCTCGTCGTACCGAGCCGGGCGGCTCTACCAGCAGGCGCTCGCCGCCCGCGACGAGGTCGTGGCCGCCGGCTGA
- the aspS gene encoding aspartate--tRNA(Asn) ligase — MQRILSSQLSSQVGESVRIAGWVHRRRLLKSVAFLIVRDAAGLAQVVVTDPAVRAAVESLPEETVVEVTGTVVANATAPAGVELAEPTVRPLGPPAVPPPFDLYRPALTATLPTQLDHAPAALRHPTRSAALRISAAAVAGFRASLDARGFVEIHTPKVVASSTESGANVFALDWFGRPAYLAQSPQFYKQLMVGVFERVYEVGPVFRAEPHDTVRHLAQYTSLDVELGFVADHRDVMAALRETLAGMLAEVAARAGAAVATLGLTLPEVPTEIPAVHFTEALKIAGAPADEPDLAPAHERALGEWALREHGSDFLFVTGYPMAKRPFYTHPDPARPAHSNGFDLLFRGMELVTGGQRLHRYEDYLAALAARGEPVEPYAGYVDAFRHGMPPHGGFAIGLERFVARLTGAANVREVTAFPRDLHRLTP, encoded by the coding sequence GTGCAACGCATCCTGTCCTCCCAGCTCAGCTCCCAGGTCGGCGAGTCCGTCCGGATCGCCGGTTGGGTGCACCGCCGCCGGCTGCTCAAGTCGGTGGCCTTCCTGATCGTCCGGGACGCCGCCGGCCTGGCCCAGGTGGTGGTCACCGACCCCGCCGTGCGGGCGGCCGTCGAGTCGCTTCCCGAGGAGACCGTCGTCGAGGTCACCGGCACGGTGGTCGCGAACGCCACGGCGCCCGCCGGGGTCGAGCTGGCCGAGCCGACGGTACGCCCGCTCGGCCCGCCCGCCGTCCCGCCGCCGTTCGACCTGTACCGGCCGGCGCTCACCGCCACCCTGCCCACCCAGCTCGACCACGCGCCGGCCGCGCTGCGCCACCCGACCCGCTCCGCCGCGCTGCGGATCTCGGCGGCGGCGGTGGCCGGCTTCCGGGCCAGCCTGGACGCCCGCGGGTTCGTGGAGATCCACACGCCGAAGGTGGTCGCCTCGTCCACCGAGAGCGGGGCGAACGTGTTCGCGCTGGACTGGTTCGGCCGGCCCGCGTACCTGGCCCAGTCGCCGCAGTTCTACAAGCAGCTCATGGTCGGCGTCTTCGAGCGGGTCTACGAGGTCGGGCCGGTGTTCCGCGCCGAGCCGCACGACACGGTCCGGCACCTGGCCCAGTACACGTCGCTCGACGTCGAACTGGGCTTCGTGGCCGACCACCGGGACGTGATGGCCGCGCTGCGGGAGACCCTGGCCGGGATGCTGGCCGAGGTCGCGGCGCGGGCCGGCGCGGCCGTCGCCACCCTCGGGCTCACCCTGCCCGAGGTGCCCACCGAGATCCCGGCCGTGCACTTCACCGAGGCGCTGAAGATCGCCGGCGCGCCGGCCGACGAGCCGGACCTCGCCCCGGCGCACGAGCGCGCGCTGGGGGAGTGGGCGCTTCGCGAGCACGGCTCGGACTTCCTCTTCGTCACCGGGTACCCGATGGCGAAGCGGCCGTTCTACACCCACCCGGACCCGGCGCGGCCGGCCCACTCCAACGGCTTCGACCTGCTCTTCCGGGGGATGGAGCTGGTCACCGGCGGGCAGCGGCTGCACCGGTACGAGGACTATCTCGCCGCCCTGGCCGCCCGCGGCGAGCCGGTCGAGCCGTACGCCGGCTACGTGGACGCGTTCCGCCACGGCATGCCGCCGCACGGGGGCTTCGCCATCGGGCTGGAGCGCTTCGTCGCCCGGCTCACCGGCGCGGCCAACGTGCGGGAGGTGACCGCCTTCCCGCGCGACCTGCACCGCCTCACGCCCTGA
- the nadE gene encoding ammonia-dependent NAD(+) synthetase has protein sequence MTDVMSTQQRIAEELRVPATFDAAQEIERRVVFLADRLVDTGLTTLVLGISGGVDSTTAGRLCQLAAERARAAGHPAVFIAMRLPYGVQADEHHAQAALEFIRPDRVLTVDVKPAADAALAALVAGGLTFRDAAQQDFVLGNVKARQRMIAQYAVAGAEGGLVVGTDHAAEAVTGFFTKHGDGAADLVPLTGLTKRRVRALAAALGAPTELVGKAPTADLETLAPGKLDEDALGLAYEHIDDYLEGQPVPPEVEAALVARYHATDHKRQLPIAP, from the coding sequence ATGACCGACGTGATGTCGACCCAGCAACGGATCGCCGAGGAGCTCCGGGTGCCGGCGACCTTCGACGCCGCCCAGGAGATCGAGCGCCGCGTCGTCTTCCTCGCCGACCGCCTGGTCGACACCGGCCTCACCACGCTGGTCCTGGGCATCAGCGGCGGCGTCGACTCGACCACCGCCGGCCGGCTCTGCCAGCTCGCCGCGGAGCGGGCCCGCGCCGCCGGCCACCCGGCCGTCTTCATCGCCATGCGGCTGCCCTACGGGGTGCAGGCCGACGAGCACCACGCGCAGGCCGCGCTGGAGTTCATCCGTCCCGACCGGGTGCTCACGGTCGACGTCAAGCCGGCCGCCGACGCCGCCCTGGCCGCGCTGGTCGCCGGCGGGCTGACCTTCCGCGACGCCGCGCAGCAGGACTTCGTGCTCGGCAACGTCAAGGCCCGCCAGCGCATGATCGCCCAGTACGCGGTGGCCGGCGCGGAGGGCGGGCTGGTGGTCGGCACCGACCACGCCGCCGAGGCGGTCACCGGCTTCTTCACCAAGCACGGCGACGGCGCGGCGGACCTGGTCCCGCTGACCGGGCTCACCAAGCGGCGGGTGCGGGCGCTGGCCGCGGCGCTCGGCGCCCCCACCGAACTCGTCGGCAAGGCGCCCACGGCCGACCTGGAGACCCTGGCCCCGGGCAAGCTCGACGAGGACGCGCTCGGCCTGGCCTACGAGCACATCGACGACTACCTGGAGGGCCAGCCGGTGCCCCCGGAGGTGGAGGCGGCGCTGGTGGCCCGCTACCACGCCACCGACCACAAGCGCCAGCTCCCGATCGCCCCCTGA
- a CDS encoding VOC family protein, whose protein sequence is MRIDLVTLVVAEYDPAITFFTEVLGFELVEDKPSLTNDGRPKRWVVVRPPGGGTGLLLARADGERQAAAVGDQTHGRVGFFLQVDDFDATYRRMVEAKVEFVKPPRTEPYGRVAVFRDLAGNPWDLLGSA, encoded by the coding sequence GTGCGGATCGACCTCGTCACCCTCGTCGTCGCCGAGTACGACCCGGCGATCACCTTCTTCACCGAGGTGCTCGGCTTCGAGCTGGTGGAGGACAAGCCCTCGCTGACCAACGACGGCCGGCCGAAGCGCTGGGTGGTCGTCCGCCCGCCGGGCGGCGGGACCGGGCTGCTGCTGGCCCGCGCCGACGGGGAACGGCAGGCGGCCGCGGTGGGCGACCAGACCCACGGCCGGGTCGGCTTCTTCCTCCAGGTCGACGACTTCGACGCCACCTACCGCCGGATGGTCGAGGCGAAGGTCGAGTTCGTGAAGCCCCCGCGCACCGAGCCGTACGGGCGGGTCGCCGTGTTCCGCGACCTCGCCGGCAACCCCTGGGACCTGCTCGGTTCCGCCTGA
- the lipB gene encoding lipoyl(octanoyl) transferase LipB has protein sequence MSVTTSGLTAVRAGLIDYRAAWDEQRRVHEAVVAGEQGDTVLLLEHPSVYTAGKRTEPWDRPMDGTPVVDVDRGGKITWHGPGQLVGYPIVRLPDPVDVVAYVRRTEQLLIDVCAEFGLAAGRVEGRSGVWVPEDDRGPARKVAAIGIRVARGVTLHGFAINCDCDLSHYDRIVPCGIRDAGVTSLTAELGRPVTVADVLPVVERHLPTLVAVQG, from the coding sequence GTGAGCGTGACGACTTCCGGGCTGACCGCCGTCCGTGCCGGCCTGATCGACTACCGGGCCGCCTGGGACGAGCAGCGCCGGGTGCACGAGGCCGTGGTGGCCGGCGAGCAGGGCGACACCGTGCTGCTGCTGGAGCACCCCAGCGTCTACACCGCCGGCAAGCGGACCGAGCCGTGGGACCGGCCGATGGACGGCACCCCGGTGGTCGACGTGGACCGCGGCGGCAAGATCACCTGGCACGGGCCGGGGCAGCTCGTCGGCTACCCGATCGTGAGGCTGCCCGACCCGGTCGACGTGGTGGCGTACGTCCGGCGCACCGAGCAGCTGCTGATCGACGTCTGCGCCGAGTTCGGGCTGGCCGCCGGCCGGGTCGAGGGGCGCAGCGGCGTCTGGGTGCCGGAGGACGACCGGGGGCCGGCCCGCAAGGTCGCCGCCATCGGCATCCGGGTGGCCCGCGGCGTGACCCTGCACGGCTTCGCGATCAACTGCGACTGCGACCTCAGCCACTACGACCGGATCGTGCCGTGCGGCATCCGCGACGCCGGGGTCACCTCGCTCACCGCCGAGCTGGGCCGCCCCGTCACGGTCGCCGACGTGCTGCCGGTGGTCGAGCGGCACCTGCCGACCCTGGTCGCGGTCCAGGGCTGA